The Colletotrichum higginsianum IMI 349063 chromosome 2, whole genome shotgun sequence genome has a segment encoding these proteins:
- a CDS encoding YL1 nuclear protein, whose protein sequence is MAANPIEAKPSSRDESSDSGSGSDSENDTPTTTTTTTTPTAVEWLATGRSRRSTAGNRMKSMLANEEPDSDLELLFAEDDNDEGFTDVDDAGSDIQMDSSSDDEDEQNRGDDFEGEKELEKQARERKLASRKRKAEEAIPAKFRKKVRIDQAAAAAAAAPAPRPKKKSERTSWLPSPADMPIRASLRQTTMLSKEQLHQQMKERETKRLKQLAVMEKKAKKLAASKKPPMTQAERLAEAASVEKRNAKSLNRWEEAEKAREEERLAKLAALNNRTLKGPVVTYWSGIGKWENHLKHVGRVAEEEKAPRKKREKKDKGDKAKGKEKDEKEPKKEGSSTAGAASTSLPPSTCPDGQAEAKPGAPLASPAPADPGNPQQSRVPNPPSPTATAPSEATPIVKEEDRPRVMAPPPIPPPPPPAVSSASSRPEGQPRLMAPPSIPPPPALGSSSPMAPPPLPPPPKTSPPVLAAPVLALPVLAPPLGGIHLVQHTTQPKSNVLAPPNTTQHKSPLSMPAPPPPPSARPPPPPLAPLQPTTQPTQPPAPPKPAPPPVAAPSPPPAPAAPPAPEEPPPSEVARNAFILRNFDEELVRDKTVQTQILFGRRMDRLAKPAPRPVCVITAHPARYRDPETGLPYFNAYAYREIQRLRRGEYKWSSLLGAWVGTCTYAARGVPERFLKGGRPKEPNKSKGAGVEPKETEANTVAEATESQEAPNTDKATTPTQEGALEQPPPTGSEGATVPSPSPSVPQTKVQTQTQTQTQTQTQQQPQPLVEAQKQDQGAKPAAAEPAPQPGVASVSTVV, encoded by the coding sequence ATGGCTGCGAATCCAATCGAAGCCAAACCTTCGTCGCGCGACGAGTCTTCGGACTCTGGAAGCGGAAGCGACAGCGAAAACGAtaccccgacgacgacaacgacaacgacgacgccgacagcGGTTGAATGGCTAGCGACCGGCCGATCAAGACGGTCCACGGCCGGCAATCGCATGAAGTCGATGCTGGCCAACGAAGAACCCGACTCAGATCTCGAACTGCTATTtgccgaagacgacaacgacgaagGCTTCAccgatgtcgacgatgcgggcTCCGACATACAGATGGACTCGTCatccgacgacgaggacgagcagaACCGCGGGGACGATTtcgagggagagaaagagctTGAGAAGCAAGCCAGGGAAAGGAAGCTGGCTTCGCGGAAACGCAAGGCCGAAGAGGCCATCCCCGCCAAGTTCAGAAAGAAGGTCCGCATCGAccaggccgcggcggccgccgccgccgccccggcgcCACGACCCAAGAAGAAGTCGGAGCGGACGAGCTGGCTGCCCTCTCCGGCCGACATGCCCATCCGCGCCTCGCTGCGTCAGACCACGATGCTCAGCAAGGAGCAGCTGCACCAGCAGATGAAGGAGCGCGAGACGAAGCGGTTGAAGCAGTTGGCCgtgatggagaagaaggccaagaagctcgcgGCGTCGAAGAAGCCTCCCATGACGCAAGCCGAACGACTGGCGGAGGCTGCTTCGGTGGAGAAGCGGAACGCGAAGTCGCTCAACAGGTGGGAAGAGGCTGAGAAGGCGCGCGAAGAGGAGCGCCTCGCTAAACTGGCGGCCCTGAACAACCGGACGCTCAAGGGACCCGTGGTCACCTACTGGAGCGGCATAGGCAAGTGGGAAAACCACCTGAAGCACGTGGGCAGGGTGgccgaagaggagaaggCTCCCCGGAAGAAgcgggagaagaaggacaagggcgacaaggcgaagggcaaggagaaggacgagaaagagcccaagaaggaggggagCTCGACAGCCggcgcggcctcgacgtcgttaCCACCATCGACATGCCCGGATgggcaggccgaggccaagccCGGCGCACCGTTGGCTTCTCCGGCGCCAGCAGATCCGGGAAATCCACAACAAAGCCGTGTCCCCAACCCTCCCTCGCCAACAGCCACGGCACCGTCGGAAGCCACGCCGATCGTGAAGGAGGAAGACCGCCCTCGCGTGATGGCACCTCCCCccatcccgccgccgccgccgccggcggtctCGTCAGCATCGTCACGGCCCGAGGGCCAACCCAGGCTGATGGCACCACCGTCGATCCCTCCACCTCCGGCACtgggctcgtcgtcgcccatgGCCCCTCCGCCCCTACCTCCTCCGCCCAAAACCTCACCGCCTGTCCTGGCAGCTCCGGTGCTCGCGCTTCCGGTTCTGGCTCCGCCTTTGGGTGGCATACACCTCGTTCAGCACACAACACAGCCGAAGTCCAACGTGCTCGCGCCGCCCAACACAACGCAGCACAAATCCCCTCTCTCGATgcctgcccctccccctccgccaTCCGCGAGGCCACCACCTCCCCCATTAGCACCGCTCCAACCAACAACCCAACCAACCCAGCCTCCCGCTCCGCCGAAAcccgctccgccgccggtggccgCCCCCTCTCCGCCACCTGCGCCTGCAgccccgccggcgccggaagAGCCACCCCCGAGCGAGGTCGCGCGCAACGCGTTCATCCTCCGCAACTTTGACGAAGAGCTCGTTCGCGACAAGACGGTTCAAACCCAAATCCTGTTCGGGCGGCGGATGGATCGTCTTGCGAAACCAGCACCCCGCCCCGTGTGTGTCATCACCGCTCACCCGGCCCGCTACCGCGACCCCGAGACGGGCCTGCCTTACTTCAACGCCTACGCGTACCGGGAGATCCAGCGCCTCCGACGCGGCGAGTACAAGTGGAgcagcctcctcggcgcATGGGTCGGCACCTGCACCTACGCTGCCCGCGGTGTGCCAGAAAGGTTTCTGAAGGGGGGCAGACCCAAGGAGCCTAATAAGTCGAAGGGGGCGGGGGTGGAGCCGAAGGAGACTGAGGCCAACACCGTCGCGGAGGCCACCGAGAGCCAGGAAGCCCCGAACACGGACAAGGCCACAACACCCACCCAGGAGGGTGCGTTGGaacagccgccgccgacggggtCGGAGGGCGCGACGGtgccctcgccgtcaccgtcggtGCCCCAGACAAAGGtgcagacgcagacgcagacgcagacgcagacgcagacgcaaCAACAGCCGCAGCCGCTGGTCGAAGCTCAGAAGCAAGACCAGGGTGCGAAACCGGCTGCAGCCGAGCCTGCTCCGCAGCCCGGTGTGGCCTCGGTCTCCACCGTCGTCTGA
- a CDS encoding Fatty acid hydroxylase yields the protein MATNFTSMAGDLPPLPAYTLKPYADIIPGLPDVYLRIFLPVVVYWVLSMFFHLIDVYDIWPQYRLHTPEEITKRNHVSRYEVARDVVLQQLIQICMSIFLEYIDDEQLTGSEDYDVAVWATRVRIAQRALPTFLGLLGLNAASISKNMSASHPFIAGALAGGHYPFLTAELDGSHAVVPAFASWELLVAKAIYWLAIPGLQLFAAISILDTWQYFLHRLMHVNKWMYTTFHSRHHRLYVPYAYGALYNHPFEGFLLDTLGAGMGFLLTGMSARQGLLFFCLSTIKTVDDHCGYSLPWDPLQHITSNNAAYHDIHHQTWGIKTNFSQPFFTFWDRALDTRYRGDRQNRILAAKGKGAAVEAKSE from the exons ATGGCGACAAACTTCACGTCCATGGCCGGCGACctcccgccgctgccggcctACACCCTCAAGCCCTACGCCGACATCATTCCCGGTCTGCCCGACGTCTACCTGCGCATCTTTCTGCCCGTCGTCGTGTACTGGGTGCTGTCCATGTTCTTCCACCTGATCGACGTCTACGACATATGGCCGCAGTACCGCCTGCACACCCCCGAGGAGATTACCAAGCGCAACCACGTCTCCCGCTACGAGGTCGCccgcgacgtcgtcctccagCAGCTCATCCAGATCTGCATGTCCATCTTCCTCGAGTACATCGACGACGAACAGCTCACCGGCAGCGAGGACTATGACGTCGCCGTCTGGGCCACCCGCGTCCGCATCGCCCAGCGCGCCCTGCCCAccttcctcggcctgctcggcctcAACGCCGCCTCCATTTCCAAGAACATGTCGGCCTCGCACCCCTTCAttgccggcgccctcgcAGGGGGCCACTACCCCTTCCTCACCGCCGAGCTCGATGGGTCGCACGCCGTCGTCCCGGCCTTCGCCTCTTGGGAACTGCTCGTCGCAAAGGCCATCTACTGGCTCGCCATCCCGGGGCTCCagctcttcgccgccatctcgatCCTCGACACATGGCAGTACTTCCTCCACCGCCTCATGCACGTCAACAAGTGGATGTACA CAACCTTCCACTCGAGACACCACCGCCTATACGTGCCCTACGCCTACGGCGCCCTCTACAACCACCCGTTCGAgggcttcctcctcgacaccctcggcgccggcatggGCTTCCTCCTGACCGGCATGAGCGCGAGGCAGGGACTGCTGTTCTTCTGCCTCTCGACCATCAAGACCGTCGACGACCACTGCGGCTACTCGCTGCCATGGGACCCCCTTCAGCACATCACGAGCAACAACGCCGCCTACCACGACATCCACCACCAGACATGGGGCATCAAGACCAACTTCTCCCAGCCCTTCTTCACCTTCTGGGACCGCGCCCTCGACACGCGATACAGGGGCGACAGGCAGAACCGCATCCTGGCCGCCAAGGGTAAGGGGGCAGCGGTGGAGGCCAAGTCCGAATGA
- a CDS encoding GMP synthase, translating to MSNFGNFMKNGWHPEKAGTTFKGQVNGLLGRNKDDDKEDRVAPPLSSLKDPSTFAPPPKRVPGAPPPRSNAASPSPGAPPPPYEDPSRQQQQQQEEEEEAPPRPYRVNTTGLSTSHLPPPPGRKDGADGRTPSPGQAAARPPPPSLPPRLPPRTPSATSVTSPAPPAPAASGGYLNQNAMNRLGAAGVSVPALGIGKPAPEPPTRSNAGSPAPPPPRNGAFSPPSGQMGELQNRFAKLGRSTGQSSSPPPPPAEGTTMEQKQAALRTASNFHKNPSTVSMADARSAASTFNNFRQRHGEQVASGVKSANNLNQKYGISDKIGHYAGRVGQQQEGTTGNAGAVPSPLSPPPGLVSAIGKKKPPPPPPKKKPQLSSAPAAPPGQSDDDEPPPIPLATKPTF from the exons ATGTCCAACTTTGGGAACTTTATGAAAAATGGCTGGCACCCTGAGAAGGCGGGCACTACCTTCAAGGGCCAAGTG AACGGGCTGTTGGGCAGAaacaaggacgacgacaaggaggacCGTGTCGCCCCGCCGCTTTCATCTTTGAAGGATCCCTCGACCTTTGCACCACCGCCCAAGCGCGTCCCTGGTGCACCGCCTCCGCGCTCGAACGCAGCATCGCCATCACCCGGAGCCCCACCGCCGCCTTACGAAGATCCGAgtcggcagcagcagcagcagcaggaagaagaggaagaggcgcCTCCTCGCCCATACCGCGTAAATACAACGGGCCTCTCAACGTCCCAtctaccgccgccgcccggaAGGAaggatggcgccgacggtAGAACGCCGTCTCCTGGCCAAGCCGCCGCACGGCCACCGCCCCCGAGTCTTCCCCCCCGACTCCCGCCCAGGACGCCGTCCGCAACGTCCGTCACATCTCctgcgccgcccgcgccagCAGCATCCGGCGGCTATCTGAACCAGAATGCGATGAACAGGCTGGGAGCGGCGGGCGTCTCGGTGCCGGCTCTGGGAATCGGAAAGCCCGCGCCGGAACCCCCGACCCGCTCGAACGCCGGCAGCCCagcgccaccaccgccgcgcAACGGTGCCTTCTCACCGCCGAGCGGACAGATGGGCGAGCTGCAGAACCGGTTCGCAAAACTGGGCAGGTCTACGGGCCAGTCGTCGAGCCCGCCACCACCCCCGGCCGAGGGCACGACGATGGAGCAGAAGCAGGCCGCCCTCCGCACGGCGTCCAACTTCCACAAGAACCCGTCCACGGTGTCCATGGCCGACGCCCGCTCCGCCGCGTCGACGTTCAACAACTTTCGCCAGCGGCACGGGGAACAGGTGGCTTCCGGGGTCAAGAGTGCGAACAACCTGAACCAGAAATACGGCATCTCCGACAAGATCGGACATTACGCCGGACGGgtcggccagcagcaggagggAACGACGGGCAACGCTGGCGCGGTCCCGAGCCCGCTGTCGCCTCCGCCCGGGCTGGTCAGCGCCAtcggcaagaagaagccgccccctcccccgccaaAGAAGAAGCCCCAGCTGAGCAGCGCACCCGCTGCACCACCCGGGcagagcgacgacgacgagccccCTCCGATCCCCTTGGCAACCAAGCCAACGTTTTGA
- a CDS encoding Vps9 domain protein, translating to MSSTGPSRSPAARPSTIRAPSFTRQSEDSDPLRVPKRAQTFHNGTTTDPLAAAPATPGKPTLANEPEAPDAFETAGRPSTDNDDGFDGRGSVDLGELPIELVSLTDSFVESLTTKTYPTPLTLDKVSELFQDFYQVASTHVNTHVSSLISRHNRDASPAPSASSKVSTASRLRAKAASLGNKDKPKVLPRPEPEQQMITAEELANKKKARKAIEAKRGIIEEAVERRLCEGIYHKIYRHKSTQDEAQDSKLRSKTAALALVGIGPADLGIDLGEDASQTPEAAAEKAEEIRKSLEQARKDLILMNEKRYPLGKVHHLKAAHKSIVETLAQFHPSASADEIMPMLIFTLITLPPEHLNVISDLHFIQHFRWEPKLTGEAAYCLTNLEAAISFLETVDLSTLRADELPQGPARDPSQPGTPRADTFPPAFPPGLTVTADSTVESDPDNATPTRPLPSSSASSGLRAAVQARNRRLSELVNTPAQAIGAASDAVLNTADQHLKTISTSLGDSYKFLVGKLRETQGTPTESGQGLVVPKTLDDARKLMSTPPPDEEGSVSGASSVHGTEEAESTRRPPVREDKVLNLIGGRKPSRDHSADSSRSVNSSKKVLFAKEGEKDLATPSVAPVTNPLDSVRNFGNSFSRFSGMNMIRGLSRTASTPIPAKEAPKDIPREGASKDVAAKVADGGDLASVRYLGERPERLVTNVARQAFPDIAAALPPKQTPKINPPNKRFMELQNPGDLKLGEVLDLLRDYRRLANALKDMGAFDGPK from the exons ATGTCCTCCACTGGCCCCTCCAGATCCCCGGCTGCTCGCCCGAGCACAATACGGGCGCCGTCGTTTACTCGGCAGAGCGAAGACAGCGATCCTCTCCGCGTACCGAAGCGAGCTCAAACATTCCACAACGGGACGACAACCGATCCTTtggccgccgcgccggccaCCCCTGGGAAGCCGACCCTAGCGAATGAGCCCGAGGCTCCAGACGCGTTCGAGACCGCCGGTAGGCCCTCGACAGATAACGATGATGGGTTCGATGGCAGAGGCTCCgtggacctcggcgagctccCGATCGAGCTGGTGAGCTTGACGGATAG CTTCGTCGAATCTTTGACCACCAAAACCTATCCGACGCCGTTGACCTTGGACAAGGTTTCCGAGCTTTTCCAAGACTTTTACCAGGTCGCATCCACTCACGTCAACACGCACGTCTCGAGCCTGATCTCCCGGCACAATCGGGATGCGTCCCCTGCGCCGTCCGCGTCATCCAAGGTCTCCACAGCCAGCAGGCTCCGGGCCAAGGCGGCTTCTCTCGGGAACAAGGATAAACCCAAAGTCCTCCCCAGGCCCGAGCCGGAGCAGCAGATGATCACCGCGGAGGAGCTGgccaacaagaagaaggcgcgCAAGGCCATTGAGGCGAAGCGGGGTATCATtgaggaggcggtcgagAGACGGCTATGCGAGGGCATCTACCACAAGATCTACCGCCACAAGAGCACGCAAGACGAAGCGCAGGATTCCAAGCTACGGTCCAAGACTGCGGCCCTCGCATTGGTTGGGATCGGCCCGGCCGACCTTGGtatcgacctcggcgaggatgcATCGCAGACCCCGGAGGCGGCTGCCGAAAAGGCGGAGGAGATCAGGAAGTCGCTCGAGCAAGCAAGGAAAGACCTGATTCTCATGAACGAGAAGCGCTATCCGCTCGGCAAGGTGCACCACCTGAAGGCGGCCCACAAGAGCATCGTCGAGACTCTGGCGCAGTTTCACCCCTCGGCATCTGCGGATGAGATCATGCCCATGCTCATCTTCACCCTCATCACGCTGCCGCCCGAGCATCTCAACGTCATCAGCGACCTGCACTTCATTCAGCACTTTAGATGGGAGCCGAAACTGACGGGCGAGGCTGCGTACTGCCTAACAAACCTCGAGGCGGCCATTAGCTTCCTGGAGACGGTGGATCTTTCTACGCTACGAGCCGACGAGCTGCCCCAGGGCCCCGCCAGGGACCCGAGCCAACCGGGCACGCCTCGGGCTGACACCTTCCCTCCGGCCTTCCCGCCTGGgttgacggtgacggcggaTTCCACGGTGGAGTCCGACCCGGACAATGCCACCCCCACgaggcctctgccgtcgtcttcggcatcgtCTGGGCTCCGTGCTGCAGTTCAGGCTCGGAATAGAAGACTGAGCGAGCTGGTCAACACGCCTGCCCAGGCCATTGGCGCCGCCAGCGACGCCGTGCTCAACACGGCCGACCAGCATCTGAAGAccatctcgacgagcttgGGCGACAGTTACAAGTTTTTGGTCGGCAAGTTGCGCGAGACCCAGGGCACGCCGACCGAATCGGGCCAGGGCCTTGTCGTGCCCAAgacgctcgacgacgccagGAAGCTGATgagcacgccgccgcccgacgaagaaggcTCCGTTAGCGGAGCCAGCTCTGTACACGGCACGGAGGAGGCCGAGTCTACCCGTCGCCCACCCGTCCGCGAAGACAAGGTCCTGAACCTCATCGGCGGACGAAAGCCGAGCAGGGACCACAGCGCAGACAGCTCCCGGAGCGTGAACAGCTCGAAGAAGGTGCTCTTTGCgaaggaaggggagaaggACCTGGCGACGCCGTCTGTTGCGCCCGTCACTAACCCTCTCGACTCTGTGCGGAACTTTGGGAACTCGTTCTCCAGGTTCTCTGGAATGAACATGATTCGCGGTCTGAGCCGGACCGCATCCACGCCGATTCCTGCCAAGGAGGCGCCGAAGGATATTCCGCGGGAGGGAGCATCAAAGGATGTCGCAGCCAAGgtggccgacggcggtgatCTGGCAAGTGTACGTTACCTCGGAGAACGACCCGAGAGACTTGTAACTAATGTGGCTCGGCAGGCTTTCCCCGACATCGCCGCTGCTCTGCCACCCAAGCAGACACCCAAGATCAACCCGCCAAACAAGCGGTTCATGGAGTTGCAGAACCCCGGCGACCTTAAGTTGGGCGAGGTTCTGGATCTTTTGCGCGACTACAGGCGGCTGGCTAACGCACTAAAGGACATGGGGGCGTTTGATGGGCCCAAGTGA
- a CDS encoding Mind kinetochore complex component, with protein sequence MAQPNIIDVELLTEHLGYAPISLLDSIINNVNAVADKTLDRVEQGLSRAPPKALGFEKALKQRKPPPGASVDVEETAKLEIIDGVHKLETLLCAAIDKNFDKYELYVMRNILGIQPSHRNWMRLAHYNGLEFDVVREDAPTRESVDALRKKLQASQRLNVMLHAEQAKNAALLAKLRRVMGGKPAGPRASLVEVKVEGADDGAPLQFLRERGDLAEGDSKTPLTTTTAFNMSQLQALRALSTSLRNIMPDLKDPSDVEDGPEKNKSWRRERMEYVESATRKHLEHVRGLELGKDGEVRDGEWQGEGRKFAMGEVEGLERMVSALGAGSEESAEQDDPDAMDES encoded by the exons ATGGCCCAACCGAacatcatcgacgtcgagcttTTGACGGAACACCTTGGGTATGCACCGATT TCGCTGCTCGACAGCATCATCAACAATGTCAACGCAGTGGCCGACAAGACGCTCGACCGCGTCGAACAGGGCCTCTCGAGAGCGCCCCCGAAAGCGCTCGGGTTCGAGAAGGCGCTGAAGCAGAGGAAGCCTCCCCCGGGTGCgtcggtcgacgtcgaggagacggcgaAGCTCGAAatcatcgacggcgtccaCAAGCTCGAGACTCTGCTGTGTGCGGCCATCGACAAAAACTTTGACAAGTACGAGCTCTACGTGATGCGGAACATCCTCGGCATCCAGCCCAGCCACCGCAATTGGATGCGCCTCGCCCACTACAACGGTCTCGagttcgacgtcgtccgcgaGGACGCACCCACGAGGGAGAGCGTGGACGCGCTGAGGAAGAAGCTGCAGGCGAGCCAGCGGCTGAACGTGATGCTGCACGCGGAGCAGGCCAAGAACGCGGCGCTGCTGGCGAAGCTGCGCCGGGTCATGGGCGGTAAGCCCGCCGGCCCGCGGGCTTCGCTGGTGgaggtcaaggtcgaggGGGCGGACGACGGGGCGCCGCTCCAGTTCCTGCGCGAGAGaggcgacctcgccgagggtGACTCCAAGACGCCGctcacgacgacgacggcgttcAACATGTCGCAGCTGCAGGCGCTACGGGCGCTGTCGACGTCGCTGCGCAACATCATGCCGGACCTGAAGGACCCgtccgacgtcgaggatggGCCGGAAAAGAACAAGAGTTGGAGGCGGGAGAGGATGGAGTACGTCGAGAGTGCGACACGAAAGCATCTCGAGCATGTGCGAGGCTTGGAGTTGGGGAAGGACGGCGAAGTCCGCGACGGCGAGTGGCAGGGCGAGGGGAGGAAGTTTGCCatgggcgaggtcgaggggctGGAACGCATGGTTTCTGCATTGGGGGCAGGGTCGGAAGAGTCTGCCGAGCAAGACGATCCCGATGCGATGGACGAATCATGA
- a CDS encoding Autophagy related lipase, producing the protein MKLRLGRRGDCTSAGRVTAHLLLSFLAISPTLASVGETANNEEAALRPGPLLPPSTQQPASAEHLFTLRHVFHHGTYRHPQLHRRKDVRHSDGVDSQIWLAEEDGFNREKLLPLAVQSAPLKIERMIDRRPSVVDPMVTEARQRGYVNIMSPSDWTLDEVPGPNITDRATVISLAIMAANAYIEEEGQADWEEVGGPYNRSADFGWETDGLRGHIWADSTNSTVVIGLKGTSTAIFDGEGTTTNDKVNDNLFFSCCCAQQGQWSWHQVCDCATSTYSCNNTCVVQALQDEHRYYTAAKELYSNVTELFPDANIWLSGHSLGGAVSSLLGLTYGLPTVTFEAVPEALAAGRLGLPVPPGADQVVHQARQNTGAYHFGHTADPIYIGTCNGATATCSFAGYAMESACHTGLRCVYDVVADKGWRVGIGTHKIRSVIHDVIMKYDNVPECKGSPECRDCANWKMYESNGTDTTTTSRSSTTSKTRTRTATCQTPGWWGCLDETTAPITATTTTTTSTTSTCKTPGWFGCKDKTTTTTTSTTTTTTSSTTTSATTTTCLTPGWFGCKDKTTSTSSTSLLPGSTPSHGITAAPTATPTSAPTKAPPSDPHCRRRYWFGWCKKWSQGSESSSESSSEEL; encoded by the coding sequence ATGAAGCTGAGACTGGGGAGACGAGGGGACTGCACCTCTGCGGGCAGAGTCACGGCACACCTCCTCTTATCGTTCCTCGCAATATCGCCAACACTAGCTTCCGTTGGGGAGACAGCAAACAACGAAGAGGCGGCCCTCCGCCCCGGACCACTCCTGCCGCCCAGCACCCAACAACCTGCCTCGGCCGAACACCTCTTTACACTGCGACACGTCTTCCACCATGGCACGTATCGGCATCCCCAGCTGCACAGGAGGAAGGATGTTCGCCACtcggacggcgtcgacagccagatctggctggccgaggaggacggctTCAACAGGGAGAAGCTGCTGCCTCTCGCCGTTCAGAGCGCGCCGCTGAAGATCGAGCGCATGATCGACCGTcgtccgtccgtcgtcgATCCGATGGTCACCGAGGCTCGACAGCGCGGCTACGTTAACATCATGTCGCCGTCTGACTGGACCCTCGACGAGGTTCCCGGACCCAACATCACCGATAGAGCCACCGTCATCAGCCTAGCGATCATGGCTGCGAACGCGTACATTGAAGAGGAGGGCCAGGCCGACTGGGAAGAGGTCGGCGGTCCGTACAACAGAAGCGCCGACTTCGGATGGGAAACCGACGGGCTGCGCGGCCACATCTGGGCAGACTCGACAAACTCCACGGTCGTGATCGGGCTGAAGGGCACCTCCACCGCCATCTTTGACGGAGAAGGGACCACCACGAACGACAAGGTCAACGACAATCTGTTCTTCAGCTGTTGCTGTGCGCAGCAGGGACAGTGGAGTTGGCATCAGGTGTGCGACTGCGCCACGTCGACGTACTCGTGCAACAACACGTGCGTTGTGCAAGCACTCCAGGATGAGCACCGATACTAcacggcggcgaaggagcTGTACTCGAACGTCACGGAGCTGTTCCCCGACGCGAACATCTGGCTGTCGGGCCACTCGCTCGGCGGCGCTGTCAGCTCCCTCCTGGGCCTGACCTATGGCCTCCCCACCGTCACCTTCGAGGCCGTCCCGGAGgcgctcgccgccggcagacTCGGTCTTCCCGTGCCGCCCGGCGCGGATCAGGTGGTTCATCAGGCCCGCCAGAACACCGGTGCGTACCACTTTGGCCACACGGCGGACCCCATCTACATCGGCACCTGCAACGGGGCCACTGCGACGTGCTCTTTCGCCGGCTACGCCATGGAGTCGGCCTGCCACACCGGACTGAGGTGTGTCTACGACGTCGTGGCCGATAAGGGCTGGCGAGTCGGCATCGGAACTCACAAGATTCGGTCCGTGATCCACGACGTCATCATGAAGTATGACAACGTGCCCGAGTGCAAGGGCTCTCCCGAATGCCGCGATTGTGCGAACTGGAAGATGTATGAGAGCAACGGCACCGACACGACCACAACGTCTCGGTCTTCAACGACCTCCAAGACGCGTACGCGGACAGCAACCTGCCAGACACCAGGCTGGTGGGGTTGCTTGGATGAGACGACTGCTCCAATCACggccacgaccacgaccacgacctcGACCACGTCGACCTGCAAGACACCCGGATGGTTCGGATGCAAGGACaagactacgacgacgacgaccagcaccaccaccacgactACGTCTTCGACGACCACCAGcgcgaccaccaccacctgtCTGACCCCTGGATGGTTTGGATGCAAGGACAAGACCACCTCGACCAGCAGCACGTCTTTGCTGCCTGGTTCGACTCCGTCCCACGGCATCACTGCCGCTCCCACGGCAACCCCTACATCAGCGCCCACGAAGGCGCCTCCGTCGGACCCCCACTGCCGTAGGAGATATTGGTTTGGATGGTGCAAGAAATGGAGCCAGGGCAGCGAGAGCAGCAGCGAGAGCAGCAGCGAGGAGCTGTGA
- a CDS encoding Translationally-controlled tumor protein encodes MIIYKDILTGDEIISDSYDLKDIDGIVFEADCAMITEGAVSVDTGANASAEEADEGVEDTEVKVNNIVHSFRYQSTQFDKKSFLSYLKGYMKAVKTALQEKGAPAEKITAFEKGAQAYVKEKLLPNFKDLEFYTGESMNPDGMVVLLNYREDGVTPYIIVWQHGLEGMKV; translated from the exons ATGATTATCTACAAG GACATCCTCACCGGAGACGAGATCATCTCGGACTCCTACGACCTTAAGGACATCGATGGCATCGTGTTCGAGGCCGACTGCGCCATGATCACTGAGGGCGCCGTCAGCGTCG ACACCGGCGCCAACGCCTCTGCtgaggaggccgacgagggtgTTGAGGACACCGAGGTCAAGGTCAACAACATCGTCCACTCTTTCCGTTACCAGTCGACCCAGTTCGACAAGAAGAGCTTCTTGAGCTACCTCAAGG GTTACATGAAGGCTGTCAAGACCGCCCTCCAGGAGAAGGGTGCTCCCGCCGAGAAGATCACCGCCTTCGAGAAGGGCGCCCAGGCCTAcgtcaaggagaagctccTCCCTAACTTCAAGGACCTGGAGTTCTACACCGGCGAGTCGATGAACCCCGACGGAAT GGTCGTCCTCCTCAACTACCGTGAGGATGGTGTCACCCCCTACATCATCGTCTGGCAGCACGGTCTCGAGGGCATGAAGGTTTAA